In a single window of the Streptomyces cinnabarinus genome:
- a CDS encoding LLM class flavin-dependent oxidoreductase: MRIGIVFFPTVGPADKPAAQYFEECLRLVDLAEELGYDHVKIVEHYFFTYGGYSPDATTFLAAAAGRTRRVRLGTSATIPAFQHPVKLAGKLAMLDNLSGGRLDAAFGRAFLPDEFEAFGIPIDESRRRFTENVAAIQKLWAEENVVWDGEFHRFGPVTLLPRPVQQPHPPVFVTTAQSLDSVADAARLGHHLQTVPNAMSREGLEERLSLFRAEWAGADSPRIHLSYPTVVHEDPERARKAGQADDEANTASFRTAVESWRKVSSEAYPGYGKLAEKLARGSDFEAKVAENKLLVGAPDAVRGQLETIAEWYGDDVTLSLGVHSGHLSYEDAATTLRLLAEKVLPGLFPLRAA, translated from the coding sequence ATGCGGATCGGAATCGTCTTCTTTCCCACCGTGGGACCGGCCGACAAACCGGCCGCACAGTATTTCGAGGAGTGCCTGCGCTTAGTCGATCTCGCGGAGGAACTGGGCTACGACCACGTCAAGATAGTCGAGCACTACTTCTTCACCTACGGCGGTTACAGCCCGGACGCCACGACATTTCTGGCGGCCGCGGCGGGCCGGACCCGGCGGGTCAGGCTGGGGACCAGCGCCACCATTCCGGCATTCCAGCACCCGGTGAAGCTGGCCGGGAAACTCGCCATGCTCGACAATCTGTCCGGCGGGCGGCTCGACGCCGCCTTCGGACGGGCCTTCCTGCCCGATGAGTTCGAGGCGTTCGGCATTCCGATCGACGAGAGCCGGCGGCGCTTCACCGAGAACGTCGCCGCCATTCAGAAACTGTGGGCCGAGGAAAACGTCGTATGGGACGGGGAGTTCCACAGGTTCGGCCCCGTCACCCTGCTGCCGCGGCCGGTGCAGCAGCCGCATCCGCCCGTCTTCGTGACCACCGCGCAGAGCCTGGACTCCGTCGCCGACGCCGCCCGGCTCGGCCACCACCTCCAGACGGTGCCCAACGCCATGTCCCGGGAGGGCCTTGAGGAGCGGCTGAGTCTCTTCCGCGCGGAGTGGGCGGGGGCGGACTCGCCGCGGATCCACCTCAGCTATCCGACCGTGGTGCACGAGGACCCCGAGCGGGCGCGCAAGGCGGGGCAGGCGGACGACGAGGCCAACACGGCGTCGTTCCGGACCGCGGTCGAGTCCTGGCGGAAGGTGTCGAGCGAGGCGTATCCCGGCTACGGCAAGCTGGCCGAGAAGCTCGCCCGGGGCTCCGACTTCGAGGCGAAGGTCGCCGAGAACAAGCTGCTGGTCGGCGCTCCGGACGCGGTGCGGGGCCAGTTGGAGACCATCGCCGAGTGGTACGGCGACGACGTCACCCTGAGCCTGGGCGTCCACTCCGGCCATCTGTCCTACGAGGACGCGGCCACCACCCTGCGCCTGCTCGCCGAGAAGGTGCTGCCCGGACTGTTCCCGCTCCGGGCCGCCTGA